AGGGATATACAGATTATGGTAGTTTAAAATGGATGGAAGAGGATTACAACTACTGGTCAGCAACATCAAGAGATACATTATACCAAGAATTCGAAAACTGGTACGATAACAATAAAGCCAGTATTACTGGTCCATATATAGTAATCGTCAGTTACGGTCCTGGTGGTGAAACCATAGATGCCCTGATAAGAAAATATGAAAGTCAGGGTAGAGCGGTTTTAAACCTGTTTCAGAGTGAACAAACCCCTGCTACCAGTGTTTTACTGGAAGAACTGGTGATTGGGATTGGTGGTAATGGACCCCTGGAAAGGGGAGTTTCGGCAATCACATCACTCTACAGTTTTTCACTAAACTATGCAAACTTCACAAATGGAAACGGAGCCCTAAGTGAACTGGAAGCCATTAATCTGGCAGTAATCAAAGGGATCCAGTTATACGAGGAGAGCAGTTTAACCAGTCCACTGGGTGCTCAGGCAGAATGGACCTATGCTGTAACATACCCTTACTTTGAAGGAGTTTTCAGTCCCATTGTAATATCTTACAATGATGAAAATGGAGTGGAACATCCCCTGGATGCAGGAGTGCAAAAATTAGTCACCATGACTAACATGTGGGCCAAACTCAAGGAATTACCCAATACTGAGAAGAAAATAGCCATAATACTCTACAATTATCCACCAGGAAAGGCAGAAATGGGAGCATCCTACTTGAATGTTTTCCAGAGTGTGCATGACCTTCTGGTGAAACTGAAGGATGCCGGTTATGATATTGGAACTGAAAAAATACCCACTGCCAGTGAACTCTTCACACAGGTGGCTGAATTTGGAAATAAGGGTAGTTGGGCACAACAACTTCTAGATCAGTATGTACAAGACAACCTGGAATCACTACAACTCAACGGGCAACTGGTTAATCCAACCATTTACCTAACCTGGTTCAACCAGTTACCAGTAGCTTTACAACAGCAAGTTATAGAAAAATGGGGTGATGCCCTGGGTGATATTATGGTTTCTTCTGAATCGATAGTAATTCCAGGTATAATGTTAGGCAACGTGTTTATCACGGTACAGCCCAGCAGAGGATGGGAAGAAGTAGAGGACTACCATGACTCCTATCTACCACCGCACCATCAGTACATAGCATTCTATAAATGGCTGGAAGAAGTTTTTGGAGCCAATGCCATGATACACATGGGGACCCACGGCACTCTGGAGTGGTTACCAGGAAGGAACATTGGCTTGCAAGAAGATGACTGGCCATTCCAGTTATCTAACATACCAAACATTAACCCCTACATAGTATCCAACCCAGGGGAAGGTTTAGTCGCAAAAGACAGGGCTAATGCACTTATAATAGACCACATGACACCAGCAATGGTAAGGTCCAATTTGTATGGTGACTTGGTGGTTATGCATGATCTGATACACCAGTACCAGAATGCGTTGAACCTGGGCAATAACCAGATTCTATCTGCACTGAAAACACAGATAACAGCAAAATCAAATGAATTAGGCCTTCAAAACCAGCAAAGTGGACAAAACTTTACAGAATGGTTGGAAAAAATTCATCTGCAGTTACACGAAATTGAAAACGACGTCATACCCCTTGGTTTACACAGTTTGGGCCAGGTTTTAACTGGTGATGAACTGGTGGAAGAAATATTCACCATAGCTTCATCCATGACCCACATAATGGATCATATGAAAACTCTGCTTTACCCAGCAATAACAGTGAACTACTATGATATGCAGCAAGACACTCAGTATGAGGATGAACTGGATGCCATAGATACTCAAGTCAGAGCCTACATATCAAGAATAGCAAATGGTGAGGATCCAAGTAATATGGGCATTACCAACGCAGATCTACTGGCTGATCTTGAGTACTGTAAGGAGACCATCAACAAAATCAGGGACAATCAGGAATGGGAAAATCTCCTAAACGCTCTTAACGGAGGATTTGTCACATCTGGATTAGGAGCTGACCCTGCCTATGCAGATGTTCTACCCACAGGTGTTAACTTCTACGGTGCCAACCCCAAGAAAATGCCTACAGAAGCTGCATGGAACACTGCCAAGGAAATAGTAGACCAACTGTTAACAAACTACTACTTGGAGCATGGCAAATTCCCGGAAACCATCGGAATGGTCATGTGGGGAACTGAACTACTCAGAACCGATGCAATATCCATAGCAGAGTTTCTGTACCTTTTAGGTGTCCAACCAGTGTGGAGTGATAATAAAGATGTACAACCAGTACCTCAACTGATTCCACTGGAGAATTTGACCATTACCATTGATGGTGTCACCTTTAAAAGACCAAGAATTGATGTATTCACCACAGCAGTCACTGGAAATGAGATATGGATAAATCTCATGAACAATGCAGTTAAAGTAGCTGCAGAAGCACCAGAAGAAACTGAGGAGGAAAATTACGTCAAAAAACATTTCTCTGAAAATGACTCATTGGATCGTGTCTTTGGTCTTAGAGGGCTGGTTTTAGAGGGAACGGGGGTCTGTGACCTGGTACCTAACACCAGTAAATGGGATACCAGTGATGAATTGGCCAGTGTCTATCTATCCAGGGTTTCATATGCATGGAGATCAACAGAAGACGGAGTCCAGATCAGTCAAAACAGAAACACCTTCCAGTACCTTCTGGGTAACATGGACATGGTAACTCAAACTATTGACAGCACCTGGAGATTACTGGACACTGATGACTACTATGACTGGTTCGGTGGAATGTACTTAGCATCCCAGAACATGGGTGCAAATCCTGATGCAATACTGGCAGATATCCGTAACAAAAACAATGTGATAACCAGAACTGCACAGCAAGAGGTGGAACTGGAGATAAGATCCCAGCTTTTAAACCCCACCTACCAGGACTCACTACTGAGCACGGCCAGTGGTTGGATGGAATATGCCTCCCGTTATGAGAACCTGTTTGGAATGCAAGCCACCACTGGATGCGTATCCAATGAGATGTGGACTCTGGCAGCCCAAAATCTCTTAAATGACAGATTCAATGTAAACTCGGACTATCATGCCTATGCCGCTCAGAGTATGTTGGGATGGGTTGTTGAAGCTTCCAGAAGAGGTATGTGGCAAGCAGATGCACAGTTACTATCTGATCTAAAAGATAAGTACATGCAGATTGCTACAGAATATGGAGTGTGCTGCTGCCACCACACCTGCGGAAACCTAGCATTCAACCAGTACATGATTACAGGTTCATCTCTGAGCACAGCACAATTACAACAGTTTGCTGATGTTTTACAGGGCGCAACCGGGGAATTAGTCACTGTGGGAATTAAGGGAAGTACAGGACAAACTGGTCAGAGTACAGATCAAAGCAGTATTACTGGTCAGACCAGTAGTGGAAGTTCATCCTCTGCTAGTGTTTCTCCAGGAGATGTTGGTGCATCTCAGGAAGTTTCAGCATCTGGAGAACAAACCGGTACCACTGGAGAAGGCACTGCTTATGAAGTCTCACAGGCAGGTCAACAGTCTTCAGACCAGTCTAGCATGCCTGTAGTAGCCATTGTTGGAGTGATAATATTAGTAGGTTTGGTAGGTGTTGGATACTTCCGAAGTAGCATACGGGAATTCTTCAAAAGATAGGAATTTTCCCCTAATTTCTTTTTTTTGGGAATTTTTATTTATTTTTTAAAGACAAAAAACTTAAAAACCTATTAAAATTTTGATTAAGGTTTTTTTTAAATTGTGATGTCACTTTTTTCTACTTGAATCTTAAACAATAAATAAAATTTACTTTAATTGTTATCAATTAAAATGAAATATTTATATAATACAATCCACCTTACCTTTTTTAAAGTGTAGTTGAATCTAATCAATTATGCTTAGAAAAAAACAAAGGAGGTGAAAATATAAGAAAACAAGCGATTTTACTAGTAACGACAATTGTTTTCGCACTGCTCCTGTGTGGAGCGGTATCAGCAGAAGATTCACAGGGGGGTGATGGTAATAATTCAAGTGACTTACCCAGGATTGCCATTGTAACTAGTTATACCAATAACGTGATTACAGTAAACAATTTATCAACAGATCCAGAGATTTCCAGTAAAGTTAATGTAACAGCTTATCCGGGTCGTTCAGTTGATAATTTAACCTATGATAGTTATGATTTGAGCAATCATGATGTAATAGTCTTAGAAGCTCTTATAGCGTCAGTTGTGGATACTGTGACACCCACAGTACTGGAAGCCAGAAACAATGGAGCTTATGTTATTGCCATTGGAAATTCTACTGCAGCTTATAATCTACATAATGTGGACCTTCAAGACCCGCAGTATTCAAATATATCCGAATATTTCCAGTATCCTTCGTCAGCAAACTTCAAACAGCTTTTACTGCTTTTAGGAGTTAAATTCTGTAATTGTACTGCTGATGTACAACCCCCAGTGTCAAGACCCCTTTATGGGATATACCATCCGGATGCAACAGAGATTTACAGTAATTTAACAGATTACCTTAATTGGTACAGTACAACTAGTCAGTATAATCCTTCTAATCCAACAGTAGGGATTGTAACAGGTTCTAAATACACAGATATGTCAAGAGATTCTCCTTTAATCGATGCACTGATCCGATCATTCGAATCAAAAAATGTCAATGTTGTTGCAGCTACCTATACCTCGACTAATCCTAATATAGGATTTTTCATGAAAGATGGAGTGTCATTTGTGGATGCCCTGGTAGTCATAGCAAGGGGAGCTACATTAAACTCCAAAAACCAGTCTGCAGGTATAGAAGATCTGAAAAAATTAAACGTACCAGTGATTAACGGGATCAGATTATTCACATCCACTGTCACTGCTTGGGAAGAAAGTCCCTACGGGGTTCCTACAAATGAACTGTGTTATGTAACCTATGCAGAAACAGATGGTATAATTGAACCTATTGTCATCAGTGGAAAGGAAATCAACCCTGAAACTGGACTACAATACAATAAACCAATTGATTATCAGATTGCATGGTTGACTGAAAGAACCATTTCCTGGATGAATCTCCACAGAATGGATAACTGGGAAAAGAAAATAGTAATCACATATTACAGTGAAGGCGGAGGAAAGGCTAATGTTGGTGCAGATATTGACTACTATTTGGACACACCAGCCAGTCTTGCCAAACTCCTGGCAGCACTCAAAGAAAGAGGATACAACGTTGGAACTGATCCACTACCTGATACAACTGAACTTGCTAACTTAATGACACAAGTAGGAAGTAACATCGGGACCTGGGCTCCAGGAGAACTGGAAAACCGGGTTCAAAGTGGTAATGTAATACTCATACCCGAAACTTTATACTTGCAATGGTTCAGTGAGTTAGCTGCTGATAAACAGGCAGAGATGATAGAACAGTGGGGACTTGCACCGGGAGAACTCATGGTTTATGAGAATGAAACTGGAAAGTACATTGTCATCCCTAAGATCCAGTACGGTAACATTTTATTGGTACCAGAACCAGTATGGGGATGGCTCCAAGATAATTCTACCCTTTATAACACTGGAACTCTCCCACCCACTCATGACTGCCTGGCATTCTACTTCTGGATGAATAGAGTATACGGTGCAGATGCCATATTCTCCATATTCAGTATAGTAGAGCTGATGCCCGGTAAACAGGTTGGTTTATCTGCACATGATTGGGGTGCCATCCTACTCCAGGATATGCCCATAATCCACGTACTGCCTATGGACGCCACAGGACAATTTGACAGACGACGAGCTAACATGCTTATTGTCGACTTTTTAACCCCTATAATCGTTCCATCTGGTTTGTACGGAGAGTTAGCAGATTTGGATCAGGACATAAATCTTTACAACTCAGCAACTGATTCAGCATTAAAAAGTGGATATAAAGATGATATCATAGAGAAATGCGAAAATTTAGGTCTTGATCAAGATTTAAACGTAAATCTAGATAGCATTGCCAATGACACTTCTTTATTTGAATCATTTTTAGGTTCGCTGAAAAGTTACCTGCAGCAGTTAAAAACAACTTACATGCCCTATGGTTCCCACACACTCGGTGAAACACCCAATGCTACCAATCCTTTAAACGGCACAGCTTTAGTGGCCATGATCGAGGCCATGTTAGGTGATGACTTTAAAGGTGAAGTGGCCCTGATAAATCCAACAGAAGGACTCACCACACAACTTTTGAGTGAAGTTCTCATCAACAATCTTACTCCGGAAGCTGCTCAGAACTTGGTTCTGGGAACAGTGTCCAGTGATGTTACTACCTACTTGAACCTGGCATTGGACTATGCCAGCAGGATAGCAGACTGTAGCTGTGAGATAACCGGAATTTTGGATGCTCTGGAAGGTAAATACATCCCACCAGGCCCCAACGGAGATCCGGTAAGAAATCCAGATGCTTTACCCACAGGAAGAGATCTTCATACTTTTGATTCAAGGATAATACCCACTAAACAGGCACAAGATGATGCTAAAGTTTTGGTAGATCAGTTACTGGCTGATCAACTCCAAAAAAATGGAAGTTACCCTCAGAAGGTGGCATTCGTGCTCTGGTCTGTTGAGACATCTCGACATCAGGGTATAATGGAGTCTGAAATATTCTATCTGCTGGGAGTAAAACCAGTAAGGGATTCAAGAGGTAGAGTTAAGGATGTTGAACTCATAGATTCTGCTGAACTAGGAAGACCTCGAATTGACGTGGTGATCACAGTCTCTGGATTATACCGTGATATGTATTCTAATGTGGTACAACTATTAGACAAAGCAATTCGCTTAGCTGCTCAGGCCAATGATACAGAATACTCTAACTATGTCAAAGAACACTCCGAAGCAATATACCAGTCACTTCTCAGTGAAGGTTACAGTGAAGATGAAGCCCAAAGTCTTTCAATGTCCAGGATATTCTGTGAACCACCCGGTGCATACTCACCCGGAATTCAGGAAGTGATACCTGCCAGTGAAACATGGAATAGTACTGATGAGGTGGCAGATTTTTACCTGGAAAGAATGAGTTATGTATATGGAAATGACATGTGGGGTGAACATTCAAGCAGCTTGTTCCAAAAAGTCCTTAATGGAGTGGAAGTATGCGAATTTAGCCGTTCTTCGAATGTGTATGGTGTTTTGGACCATCCAATGGTTGCTGCATATTTCGGAGGAATGGGTATGGCCATTGAAAGAGTTTCTGGAACTTATCCTGAGATGTACATCAACAACTTAAGAGAATCCGGTGACTATAAAGTCCAGACTTTGAGTCAGTTCTTCTATCAAGACCTTCGTACCAGGTATCTGAATCCTAAATGGATCACTGGTATGATGGAACATGGTCAGGATGGAACCCGATATATGGATACGTTCGTTGAAGATGTATGGATGTGGCAGACCACAACACCAGGTCTGGTCACTGAAGACACATGGGACAGTATTTATGAGACTTATATTCTGGATAAGAATAATCTTGGTCTAAAAGACTACTTCAACACCCACAACCCCTATGCCAAACAATCCATCCTTGCAAGGATGGTGGAAACCATAAGAAAAGGTTCATGGAACCCTTCATCACAAGTGAAAACTGCTCTCATCAATGAATTCATTGAGAGTGTGAATGAATATGGTGTAACTTGCTGCCATCACACTTGTGGAAATTTGGTATTGAACCAGATGATGGTTACAGGTTCAACTTTGAGCGCAGAACAGCTTCAGCAGTATGCTGCAGCTTTTGCAAGTGTAACTGGTCAGAGTTTGAAACTGGGAACACCTGGATCCACACCCCAATCTAGTGCCTCACAGGCAACTGGAGGGGTCTCATCTTCAGTTGGTGCTTCATCAAGTATTGAAGCTGCTACTGAGAGTGGATCTACTACTTCATCTGCATCAGAACCAGTATCAGATTCAGCTGGTTCTGAAGGGTCTTCCAAGTCCTATGAAGTATCAGAAGCAAATCAACAGTCTTCAGGTCAGTCCAGCATGCCTGTAGTAGCCATTGTTGGAGTGATAATATTAGTAGGTCTGGTAGGTGTTGGATACTTCCGAAGCAGTATCCTGAGATTCTTCAAAAAATAAATTTAATTCCCCCCTTTTCTTTTTTTTAGGGATGTTTTATTCTTCTAAATTATTATCACAAAATATTTATATTCAAGTTTATTTTAAATAATCTAAATAACACTTGAATGTATTGTTTAAGAGGTGATAATAAACTACAAAAAATAAATTAATATTTATATGGCAATTATTATTCTATTTTAAGTTCCTTTAACTATTTTAAGGTAAAAATAAAATGGTTTTAATTAAAATTAGGTAAGAAATTGCACTTGAGCTCGATATCTTATTACTTCTTGCAAGAAAACTGAAGATATTGTAATAAATCAACAGGTTGTATTATCTATCACTGGGATTTTTACTAAAAAGTAATAATACTTAATAAATCGAAAATATTATAAGCTATTTAATCAAAGTTTAGTTTGGCTAACCGTGATGGTGGGTGATTAACATGATGGAACTACTATGGAAACTGGGAATACTCTCAGTAGTAATGGTTTTCGGTATAAAAATTGGACTGGCAATGGGATTCGCAGGTCTTTCAAAGAAAGTGGCGGCAGCAATAATTTTAGGTTATGGAGGCGGCATCCTGCTACTTACATTCATTGCAAGTCCTTTTGTTGAGCAACTCCAGGGATTTGTTTATGGTTACAGTTCTATTTTAGGAATTGCAATGGGTGCAATAATCTTATACGCAGGATTCCACACCCTTAAAGAATGGAAAATTAACCAAAATAATAGTATCTCGAAAACATGTATGGCTATGATTGCACCCTGTCCTTGCTGTTTTGGAGCAGCAGTTGCAGCGATCATTATCGCCGCGCCCTATGTAGGTGCTTCTGCCTTTGCTATTGGGGAATATGCTGCTGTTTTTCTCATAGTTGTCATGGGGATATGTTATCTAACATCAGGATTGATTGGACGCGCATTAAACAAGCCTTATCCCGTTTTGTTGGGCAATTTTATGATGTTTGCAGGATTTTACTTTTTAATATCAGCCATAGTAATCCCTAATATTAGCACGGTTTTAAGCGAGGAAATGAGTCCTATAGACATTCCAGATATTTGGACTTTTGTTTATGCAATTATAACTGTGATTGTACTAGCAGTGGCAGGTTATTACATATCCCGTAATAGAAGCCCCTTTTTGAAACAATCATCAAAGACCAGTGAAAAGTAGTAATAATACCAATTAGATAAAAAAATTTAAAAATAACGATCTAAACTCATTAAACTGAGTTTGAACCAAAATAATTCAAGAAAATTAACAAGTGATAGTTATGGTAGCGGTTCCAGGCAGTGAAATGTTAAGTTCAATTTTGCATGTTATATCACAAAGCCTCCTTATACCAGTTATTGTGGGGCTTTTGGCCTTTATGATTTATGCCATTATAAGTTTCGGTGGCTTAATATCTGAATATACAGGTAGAATAAGGATAAGTACAGACACAATGGAAAAGATCATCAGTGATTTTGCTAAAAAAGGCACGCCTGATGGAATTAAAGAAGTAATGGAAGCCAGTGATCTTCCTTCTACTTACAAAAACATAGTCATTAAAATTGCATCACACCCTGAATTGGGTAGTAAATCACGGGAAGCCCTCGCCCGCAAACTCATTGAAAAGGAAGAAGGCATAGCAGCCAAAAGTCTAGAAAAAACGGATATGGTGACTCGATTAGGTCCCACAGTAGGTTTGATGGGTACATTAATTCCTATGGGTCCTGGTTTAGCAGCATTAGGTTCTGGAGACATTAATACCCTTGCCAATGCAATTATAATAGCTTTTGACACAACAGTTGTTGGTTTAGCTGCGGGAGCAATAGCTTATGTGATATCTAAAGTTAGAAGAAGGTGGTATGAAGAATATCTCTCTAATTTGGATGCCCTCTGCGAAGCTGCACTGGAGGTGATGGATCATGGTAAGGCGCAAGCGCCGTATGTTGGATGATCAGGGTGAAGATCCCACAGCAGGAACTTCTAACTTGGTGGATGCCATGTTGGTACTGTCAGTTGGATTCCTGATATTTCTGGTCATGTCATGGAACATGCAAAGCGTAGTTTTTGCCGATATGACTCAGGAAGAACGTGAACAGACCATGGAAGCCATGAAAGATGTGGCTGAGATCCAGCAGGGCAGTGAACTCAATGAAACACCTCAAACAGAGTCAGGATCAGGACAAGGATATGCTAAGAAGGGAACAGTGTATCAGGACCCTACAACTGGAAAACTGATAATGGTGGAGGGTTGACGTTTGGGTGGGTTTGGATCCCACCACAAATGTTTTTTTCTTATTATAGTTCTTATTATTCTAAACTAAATTATGTCAGAGCAACGGATAATACTTTTTAATCTCGTAATCAGTCACTTGTCGGTTGAATTCATCACATTCTGCTTTTTTAAGGGTTATAAACCTTTCAAATGAGTGTGGCCCCAACGTTTCCATCATTAATTCTGATTCTTCAGAATATTTGATAGCTTCCTGTAAAGTGGAGGGTAAAGTTAAAATTCCTTTCATAACTCGTTCTTCTTCACTTAAACCGTACAAGTTCAGTTCCATGGGATCTGGCACTTCACATTTTTCTTTGATTCCACTCAATCCTGCCATTAGCATAACTGCCAGCTGCAGGTATGGGTTGCCTGAAGGGTCAGGGCAGCGTACTTCAATGCGAGTGGCTTCTTCTCGGCCTGGTTGATAATGGGGAACTCTCACCAGGGCTGAACGGTTACTGCGTGACCAGGCAATATATACCGGAGCTTCATATCCAGGTATCAGTCGTTTATAAGAGTTAATCCAGGGGTTAAGAATGGATGTTATTTCTTTTGAATATTTAAGAATTCCTCCCAGGTAAGCACGGGCATGTTCAGAAAGATTGTAAGGGTCATCACAGTCAAAGAAAACATTCTTATCTTTCTTAAAAAGGGATTGGTGGGTGTGCATCCCAGAGCCGTACTCATTGTTTAAGGGTTTTGGCATGAAAGTGGCGTAAACTCCGTGCATGGTGGCAATTTCCTTAACAGTCAGTCGGTATGTGACCATATTATCAGCCATCTTCAATGCATCATCGTAGCGCATGTCAATTTCATGCTGGGAAACTGCGGCTTCATGATGTGAATATTCCACTTTTATCCCAATCTTCTTAAGAGCCAGTACGGTATCTCTTCTCAGGTTTGAAGCAAGATCTCGTGGTGTTAGGTCAAAATAGCCACCATTATCCAGTGGAATGGCTTTTTGGTGTGATTTGAAATAAAAATATTCAAGTTCTGGCCCAACATAAAAATGGTCAAAACCCATGTTGGTCATTTTTTTAATGGCTCTTTTTAAAACATAGCGGGGATCCCCTTCATAGGGTTGGCCATTGGGTCGTAATATGTCGCAAATCATTCTGGCCACGGATTTTTCCTGAGGTCTCCAGGGTAAAAGTGTGAATGTCTCTGGATCAGGCATTGCAATCATATCCGATTCTTCAATGTCCTGAAAACCAGTGATACTGGATCCATCAAAACCCATCCCGCGGTCTAATGCGTTTTCAAGTTCTTCATTGGTAATTGCGAAGCTTTTCAAAATACCGTTAAGGTCAGTGAACCATAAACGGATGAATTCAACATCTTTATCATGGACCTGTTCTACTATCTCATCTTTAGCTGACATATTAGTCCCTCTCTATTTTTAAAACGCCTATATAATAATTAAGTTATTTTACATATTAATATAGGATTATAAGATTATTTATTTTAATTAACATTTAATAGTCTATTTGCATCATTATGTTTTTAGCTTTTTCATTCAAAAATGATCATTTATTTAATGTGATAATATGTTTTGATAGAGAAAAAAAGAACAGGTAATTTTAAGAAAATATCAGATGATTAATGTAATCATAGTAACTGAAATTAATGTGATTTAATAGATCAAGGAATAGTTGCTTTAGTAAATAATGATTTATAATATAACGTTTATCCATGGTGGTTTTATGATAATACCAGTTTTAGACATAAAAGATGGATTAGCTGTTTCCGGGAAATCTGGAAATAGGGAAGAATACCAACCATTAAAAACTGTTTTCCATTCTTCTTCGGATCCTTTGAAAATTTCCAAATCCCTGAAAAAAGCAGGTGCATCGAAGGTATACGTCGCTGATCTGGATGCCATTGAAGGCATAGGATCAAACCGGGATATGGTTGGGGAAATTAATCGGTTCCTTCCGGTAATGCTGGACTGTGGAGCCAGTGATCTGGATTCAGTTTCTGAAGCTCTTCAAGTAGCCAATAATGTGATAGTGGCCACAGAAACCTTAAAAAATCTTGCAGATCTTGATGAAATCTTTTTTAAGGTTAACAGAGAGCAAGTTACCATAAGCATTGATGTTTTGAATAATAAAATCCTCAGTAAACACCTTGAACTTGATTTTAAAATACTGAAGGATTGTTTAGAAAAATTAAAACCATCAATGGTGATCATTTTAGATATTTCCAATGTGGGAACAGAATCTGGAATCAACTGGCAGTTAATGGATTATTTTAACGGACTGGAAAGTTCCCTTATTTTAGGAGGGGGCATCACCAGGGAGGACCTGCCAAAATTATCCATGTATGGTGTGGATAATGTGTTGGTTGGCACCGCACTTCATCAGGGGAAGATAGAACCTAATTTTTGAATTTCTTGAAAAACCTCTCCTTTTTGGGGTATAATGTTAAATTAAAGTTTGTAACCTGTAACCTGGCATTCAAGTTACAAAAACACTCTTTTTTGGAGTATAGTGTTAAATTAAAGTGTAATGTTAAAATATGCTAAAATTGAGTGTCCGACTTTGTTTAATTTTTGATTTGTAAAGTCTAATCCTCAACCTTATTAATCAATCTAACCCAAGTTATGTTATGTCTAAATTTTTGATTCTGGGACCAGTAACTCATGACACCATCATGAAAAGTGGTTCAACATGTCATGGGATAGGAGGGCCTGTTTATTACCAATCAAATGTATTATCTACCCTTAAATCGGACGTTACGGCTGTTATAACACTTGGAAGGGATGGTAATGATTTAATTGATTATTTTCCTCCAGATATGGAGTTAGTAACAATCTGGAAGGATGAAACCATGGAATTTGAAAACTTTTACCCGGATTCGAATCCCAATCACCGGGTTCAAAGAGCGCATATACCTTTAAATTCCATTAAAGTTTCCCATATCTCCAATATAGATATGGATGCATTTGACGCTGCGCTGGTTTCACCCCTTTCACCCGGGGATATTCCCTCCCAAACATTAAAATACATTTCTCAACAGGGATTACCAGTGTATTTAGGAGTTCAAGGTTATCTCCGTCATCTTGAAGGACATAAAGTTATTCTAAAGCCCTGGAAAAA
The Methanobacterium petrolearium genome window above contains:
- a CDS encoding PfkB family carbohydrate kinase, whose translation is MSKFLILGPVTHDTIMKSGSTCHGIGGPVYYQSNVLSTLKSDVTAVITLGRDGNDLIDYFPPDMELVTIWKDETMEFENFYPDSNPNHRVQRAHIPLNSIKVSHISNIDMDAFDAALVSPLSPGDIPSQTLKYISQQGLPVYLGVQGYLRHLEGHKVILKPWKNHEKFLKYVDFLFMDEVEAGVMMGQLPLSLDEISSKLSLLGPEEVIITRGSRGSVIYSQSRDDTYRIHAFPSKQTVDPTGLGDTYLAAYAFKKQESSDPQECGIFASLVSSLKLEKKGAFQGSMQQIEERRSQFVH
- a CDS encoding HisA/HisF family protein; the protein is MIIPVLDIKDGLAVSGKSGNREEYQPLKTVFHSSSDPLKISKSLKKAGASKVYVADLDAIEGIGSNRDMVGEINRFLPVMLDCGASDLDSVSEALQVANNVIVATETLKNLADLDEIFFKVNREQVTISIDVLNNKILSKHLELDFKILKDCLEKLKPSMVIILDISNVGTESGINWQLMDYFNGLESSLILGGGITREDLPKLSMYGVDNVLVGTALHQGKIEPNF